From Streptomyces fungicidicus, one genomic window encodes:
- a CDS encoding RsmB/NOP family class I SAM-dependent RNA methyltransferase: protein MSDQPRRPRKPAKPYRRPKKDPVRILAFEALRAVDERDAYANLVLPPLLRKARENGDFEARDAALATELVYGTLRRQGTYDAVVAACVDRPLREVDPPVLDVLSLGAHQLLGTRIPTHAAVSATVELARVVLGDGRAKFVNAVLRKIAQDDLDGWLERVAPPYDQDPEDHLAVVHSHPRWVVSALWDSLGGGRAGIEELLRADNDRPEVTLVARPGRATPAELLDEEAAEPGRWSPYAVRLTEGGEPGAITAVAEGRAGVQDEGSQLVALALANAPVEGRDRMWLDGCAGPGGKAALLGALAAERGALLLASEKQPHRAGLVAKALHGNPGPYQVIAADGTRPPWRPGSFDRVLVDVPCTGLGALRRRPEARWRRRPEDLDGFAPLQRGLLRTALESVRPGGVVGYATCSPHLAETRAVVADLLKQFPDADLIDARPLLPGVPDLGEGPDVQLWPHLHGTDAMYLALIRRTG from the coding sequence GTGAGCGACCAGCCCCGTCGGCCCCGCAAGCCCGCCAAGCCCTACCGCCGGCCCAAGAAGGATCCCGTCCGCATCCTCGCCTTCGAGGCCCTGCGGGCCGTCGACGAGCGGGACGCGTACGCCAACCTCGTCCTGCCCCCGCTGCTGCGCAAGGCGCGCGAGAACGGCGACTTCGAGGCCAGGGACGCGGCGCTCGCGACCGAGCTGGTGTACGGCACACTGCGCCGCCAGGGGACGTACGACGCCGTCGTCGCCGCCTGCGTCGACCGGCCGCTGCGCGAGGTGGACCCGCCGGTGCTGGACGTACTGAGCCTCGGCGCGCACCAGCTGCTCGGGACGCGGATCCCCACCCATGCCGCCGTGTCCGCCACCGTCGAGCTGGCCCGGGTGGTGCTCGGCGACGGCCGCGCCAAGTTCGTCAACGCCGTGCTGCGCAAGATCGCCCAGGACGACCTCGACGGCTGGCTGGAGCGGGTGGCGCCGCCCTACGACCAGGACCCCGAGGACCACCTCGCCGTGGTGCACTCGCACCCCCGCTGGGTCGTCTCCGCGCTGTGGGACTCCCTCGGCGGCGGCCGGGCCGGCATCGAGGAACTGCTGCGGGCCGACAACGACCGGCCCGAGGTGACCCTGGTCGCCCGCCCCGGCCGGGCGACTCCCGCCGAGCTGCTGGACGAGGAGGCCGCCGAACCCGGCCGCTGGTCGCCGTACGCGGTGCGGCTCACCGAGGGCGGGGAGCCGGGCGCCATCACGGCGGTCGCGGAGGGCCGGGCCGGCGTCCAGGACGAGGGCAGCCAGCTCGTCGCGCTGGCGCTCGCCAACGCGCCCGTCGAGGGCCGCGACCGGATGTGGCTGGACGGATGCGCCGGACCGGGCGGCAAGGCGGCGCTGCTCGGGGCGCTCGCCGCCGAGCGGGGCGCCCTGCTGCTCGCCTCCGAGAAGCAGCCGCACCGGGCCGGTCTTGTGGCGAAGGCCCTGCACGGCAACCCGGGGCCCTACCAGGTGATCGCCGCCGACGGGACGCGCCCGCCGTGGCGGCCCGGCAGCTTCGACCGGGTGCTGGTCGACGTGCCGTGCACAGGACTCGGCGCCCTGCGCCGGCGGCCCGAGGCGCGCTGGCGGCGCCGCCCGGAGGACCTGGACGGCTTCGCCCCGCTCCAGCGCGGACTGCTGCGCACCGCCCTGGAGTCCGTGCGGCCCGGCGGTGTCGTCGGCTACGCCACCTGCTCGCCGCACCTCGCGGAGACCCGGGCCGTGGTGGCCGACCTCCTCAAGCAGTTCCCGGACGCCGATCTGATCGACGCCCGGCCGCTGCTGCCCGGCGTACCGGACCTGGGCGAGGGCCCCGACGTCCAGCTGTGGCCGCATCTGCACGGGACCGACGCGATGTACCTGGCGCTCATCCGCCGGACCGGCTGA
- the fmt gene encoding methionyl-tRNA formyltransferase: MRLVFAGTPEVAVPALDALLASGRHEVAAVVTRPDAPAGRGRRLVASPVAERAEEAGIEVLKPARPRDPDFLKRLTEIAPDCCPVVAYGALLPRAALDIPARGWVNLHFSLLPAWRGAAPVQHAIMAGDEITGAATFLIEEGLDSGPVYGTVTEEIRPTDTSGDLLTRLAFAGSGLLAATMDGIEDGTLKAVPQPADGISLAPKVTVEDAHVDWNTPALRVDRVVRGCTPAPGAWTTFRGERLKIVQAATVPSLTDLAPGQLSAGKNNVYVGTGSYAVELLWVQAQGKKPMRAADWARGARITAGESVGG, from the coding sequence ATGAGGCTCGTCTTCGCCGGTACCCCCGAGGTCGCCGTTCCCGCACTGGACGCTCTTCTCGCCTCCGGGCGGCACGAGGTGGCCGCCGTGGTCACGCGCCCCGACGCGCCCGCCGGACGCGGCCGCAGGCTCGTCGCGTCGCCCGTCGCCGAGCGCGCCGAGGAGGCCGGCATCGAGGTGCTGAAGCCCGCCAGGCCCCGGGACCCCGACTTCCTAAAGCGGCTCACGGAGATCGCGCCGGACTGCTGCCCCGTCGTCGCCTACGGCGCCCTGCTGCCCCGGGCCGCCCTGGACATCCCCGCCCGGGGCTGGGTCAACCTGCACTTCTCGCTGCTGCCCGCCTGGCGCGGCGCCGCACCGGTGCAGCACGCCATCATGGCCGGCGACGAGATCACCGGCGCCGCCACCTTCCTCATCGAGGAGGGCCTCGACTCCGGACCCGTCTACGGCACCGTCACCGAGGAGATCCGCCCCACCGACACCAGCGGCGACCTGCTGACCCGGCTCGCCTTCGCCGGCTCCGGGCTGCTCGCCGCCACCATGGACGGCATCGAGGACGGCACCCTGAAGGCCGTGCCGCAGCCCGCCGACGGCATCAGCCTCGCCCCCAAGGTCACCGTCGAGGACGCCCACGTCGACTGGAACACCCCGGCGCTGCGCGTCGACCGGGTGGTGCGCGGCTGCACCCCCGCGCCCGGTGCCTGGACCACCTTCCGCGGCGAGCGGCTCAAGATCGTGCAGGCCGCCACCGTCCCGTCCCTGACCGACCTCGCGCCCGGGCAGCTGTCCGCCGGCAAGAACAACGTGTACGTGGGCACCGGCTCGTATGCCGTCGAGCTGCTGTGGGTGCAGGCCCAGGGCAAGAAGCCGATGCGGGCGGCGGACTGGGCGCGCGGGGCGCGGATCACCGCCGGGGAGAGCGTCGGGGGCTGA
- a CDS encoding primosomal protein N', with amino-acid sequence MSSENGQPDGDAESAPPEQLALIRESVRKAKAPRAKPRTWRGAALAEELPVARVLVDKGVLHLDRYFDYAVPEDLDADAQPGVRVRVRFGAGRHRVREGRREGGGLIDGFLVERLAESDYSGPLAALAQVVSPERVLDEELLGLARAVADRYAGSLADVLQLAVPPRNARAEQRPSPAPLPPPPAPGPGSWDRYEQGPGFLASLASGGSPRAVWNALPGPEWSGELARAVAATLASGRGALAVLPDGRSVARLDAALTGLLGEGRHAVLTADAGPEKRYAQWLAVRRGSVRAVIGTRAAMFAPVRDLGLVAVWDDGDDSHSEQHAPQPHSREVLLLRAAQDGCGFLLGSRDCTVEAAQLVETGWARPLVAGRERVRAAAPLVRTVGDGDLARDEAARAARLPSLAWQAAREGLRHGPVLVQVPRRGYVPRMACARCREPARCRHCSGPLQAQGTDDLRCAWCGRGETGWHCPECGGFRLRAQVVGARRTAEELGRAFPAVPVRTSGREHVLDTVPGTPALVVSTPGAEPEAEGGYAAALLLDGWAMLSRPDLRAGEDALRRWIAAAALVRPQQAGGTVVVVAEPTLRPVQALVRWDPVGHAVRELAERGELGFPPVSRMAAVSGPGEAVAGFLSAVALPAQAEILGPVPLPVTPAGRPRRPGAPPPGEQWDRALIRVPPGNGAALTAALKSAQAARMARGGNTPVWVRVDPPDIG; translated from the coding sequence GTGAGCAGCGAGAACGGACAGCCGGACGGGGACGCGGAGAGCGCGCCCCCCGAGCAGCTCGCGCTCATCCGGGAGAGCGTGCGCAAGGCCAAGGCGCCCCGGGCCAAACCGCGCACCTGGCGCGGCGCCGCGCTCGCCGAGGAGCTGCCCGTGGCCCGCGTCCTCGTCGACAAGGGCGTGCTCCACCTCGACCGCTACTTCGACTACGCCGTGCCCGAGGACCTGGACGCCGACGCCCAGCCGGGCGTGCGGGTGCGGGTGCGCTTCGGGGCCGGCCGGCACCGGGTGCGCGAGGGCAGGCGCGAGGGCGGCGGACTGATCGACGGATTCCTCGTCGAGCGGCTCGCCGAGTCCGACTACTCGGGCCCCCTGGCGGCGCTGGCCCAGGTCGTCTCGCCCGAGCGGGTGCTCGACGAGGAACTGCTGGGGCTCGCCCGCGCGGTCGCCGACCGGTACGCGGGCAGCCTCGCCGACGTCCTCCAGCTGGCCGTGCCGCCGCGCAACGCACGCGCCGAGCAGCGCCCCTCGCCCGCCCCGCTGCCGCCACCTCCGGCGCCCGGCCCCGGCTCCTGGGACCGCTACGAACAGGGGCCCGGCTTCCTCGCGTCACTGGCCTCCGGCGGCTCCCCCCGCGCCGTGTGGAACGCGCTGCCCGGCCCGGAATGGAGCGGGGAACTGGCCAGGGCCGTCGCCGCGACCCTGGCCTCCGGACGGGGCGCGCTGGCCGTCCTGCCCGACGGACGGTCCGTCGCGCGCCTGGACGCCGCGCTCACCGGGCTGCTGGGCGAGGGACGGCACGCCGTGCTCACCGCCGACGCCGGCCCCGAGAAGCGGTACGCGCAGTGGCTCGCCGTGCGGCGCGGGTCGGTACGGGCCGTCATCGGCACCCGGGCGGCGATGTTCGCACCGGTGCGCGACCTCGGACTGGTCGCCGTGTGGGACGACGGCGACGACAGCCACAGCGAGCAGCACGCCCCGCAGCCGCACTCCCGCGAGGTGCTGCTGCTGCGGGCGGCGCAGGACGGGTGCGGCTTCCTGCTGGGCAGCCGGGACTGCACCGTGGAGGCCGCCCAGCTGGTGGAGACCGGCTGGGCCAGGCCGCTGGTCGCCGGGCGGGAGCGGGTCCGGGCCGCCGCCCCGCTGGTGCGGACCGTCGGGGACGGCGACCTGGCACGCGACGAGGCCGCCCGTGCCGCCCGGCTGCCGAGCCTCGCCTGGCAGGCCGCCAGGGAGGGCCTGCGGCACGGGCCGGTGCTCGTACAGGTGCCCCGCCGGGGCTATGTGCCGCGGATGGCGTGCGCCCGGTGCCGCGAACCGGCACGCTGCCGGCACTGCTCCGGACCGCTTCAGGCCCAGGGCACCGACGATCTGCGGTGCGCGTGGTGCGGGCGCGGGGAGACCGGCTGGCACTGCCCGGAGTGCGGCGGGTTCCGGCTGCGGGCCCAGGTGGTGGGCGCGCGGCGGACCGCCGAGGAGCTGGGCCGGGCATTCCCCGCGGTGCCGGTGCGCACCTCGGGGCGCGAACACGTGCTGGACACGGTGCCGGGCACGCCCGCCCTGGTGGTGAGCACGCCGGGCGCGGAGCCCGAGGCCGAGGGCGGATACGCGGCGGCGCTGCTGCTGGACGGGTGGGCCATGCTGAGCCGGCCGGACCTGCGGGCCGGGGAGGACGCGTTGCGCCGCTGGATCGCCGCGGCGGCGCTGGTCCGCCCCCAGCAGGCGGGCGGCACGGTGGTCGTGGTCGCCGAGCCGACGCTGCGCCCCGTGCAGGCGCTGGTGCGCTGGGACCCCGTCGGGCACGCGGTGCGGGAACTGGCCGAGCGTGGCGAACTGGGGTTCCCGCCGGTGTCGCGGATGGCGGCGGTGTCGGGTCCGGGCGAGGCGGTGGCGGGCTTCCTCAGCGCGGTGGCGCTGCCCGCGCAGGCGGAGATCCTCGGCCCCGTGCCCCTGCCGGTCACCCCGGCGGGCCGTCCACGGCGGCCCGGCGCCCCGCCTCCGGGCGAGCAGTGGGACCGTGCGCTGATCCGCGTGCCCCCCGGGAACGGCGCGGCGCTGACCGCCGCGCTGAAGTCCGCCCAGGCCGCCCGGATGGCCCGCGGCGGGAACACCCCCGTGTGGGTCCGTGTCGACCCCCCGGACATCGGCTGA
- the metK gene encoding methionine adenosyltransferase has translation MSRRLFTSESVTEGHPDKIADQISDTILDALLREDPTSRVAVETLITTGLVHVAGEVTTKTYADIATLVRNKILEIGYDSSKKGFDGASCGVSVSIGAQSPDIAQGVDTAYESRVEGDDDELDRQGAGDQGLMFGYATDETPTLMPLPVFLAHRLSKRLSDVRKNGTIPYLRPDGKTQVTIEYDGDKAVRLDTVVVSSQHASDIDLESLLAPDIREFVVEPELKALLDEGIKLDTEKYRLLVNPTGRFEVGGPMGDAGLTGRKIIIDTYGGMARHGGGAFSGKDPSKVDRSAAYAMRWVAKNVVAAGLAARCEVQVAYAIGKAEPVGLFVETFGTAKVDAEKIERAIDEVFDLRPAAIIRDLDLLRPIYAQTAAYGHFGRELPEFTWERTDRVDALREAAGL, from the coding sequence GTGTCCCGTCGTCTGTTCACCTCGGAGTCCGTGACCGAGGGTCACCCCGACAAGATCGCTGACCAGATCAGCGACACCATTCTCGACGCGCTGCTCCGTGAGGACCCGACCTCCCGGGTCGCCGTCGAGACCCTGATCACCACCGGCCTGGTGCACGTGGCCGGCGAGGTCACCACCAAGACGTACGCGGACATCGCGACGCTGGTGCGCAACAAGATCCTGGAGATCGGCTACGACTCCTCGAAGAAGGGCTTCGACGGCGCCTCCTGCGGCGTCTCGGTGTCGATCGGCGCGCAGTCCCCGGACATCGCGCAGGGCGTCGACACGGCGTACGAGTCCCGCGTCGAGGGCGACGACGACGAGCTGGACCGGCAGGGCGCAGGCGACCAGGGCCTGATGTTCGGCTACGCGACGGACGAGACGCCGACGCTGATGCCGCTGCCCGTCTTCCTCGCCCACCGCCTGTCCAAGCGCCTGTCCGACGTGCGGAAGAACGGCACCATCCCCTACCTGCGTCCCGACGGCAAGACCCAGGTCACCATCGAGTACGACGGTGACAAGGCGGTCCGTCTGGACACCGTGGTCGTCTCCTCCCAGCACGCCTCCGACATCGACCTGGAGTCGCTGCTCGCCCCCGACATCCGCGAGTTCGTCGTGGAGCCGGAGCTGAAGGCGCTCCTGGACGAGGGCATCAAGCTCGACACCGAGAAGTACCGGCTGCTGGTGAACCCGACCGGCCGCTTCGAGGTCGGCGGCCCGATGGGCGACGCCGGTCTCACCGGCCGCAAGATCATCATCGACACGTACGGCGGCATGGCTCGCCACGGCGGCGGCGCCTTCTCCGGCAAGGACCCGTCCAAGGTGGACCGCTCGGCGGCGTACGCGATGCGCTGGGTCGCCAAGAACGTCGTCGCGGCCGGCCTGGCCGCCCGCTGCGAGGTCCAGGTGGCGTACGCCATCGGCAAGGCCGAGCCGGTCGGTCTGTTCGTGGAGACCTTCGGCACCGCCAAGGTCGACGCCGAGAAGATCGAGCGCGCCATCGACGAGGTCTTCGACCTCCGCCCGGCCGCGATCATCCGCGACCTGGACCTGCTGCGCCCGATCTACGCCCAGACCGCCGCCTACGGCCACTTCGGCCGTGAGCTGCCGGAATTCACCTGGGAGCGCACCGACCGCGTGGACGCCCTCCGCGAGGCGGCCGGCCTGTAG
- the coaBC gene encoding bifunctional phosphopantothenoylcysteine decarboxylase/phosphopantothenate--cysteine ligase CoaBC, producing MDKPKVVLGVSGGIAAYKACELLRRLTESGHDVRVVPTASALHFVGAATWSALSGNPVSTEVWDDVHEVPHVRIGQHADLVVVAPATADMLARAAHGLADDLLTNTLLTARCPVVFAPAMHTEMWEHPATQDNVATLRARGAVVVEPAVGRLTGVDTGKGRLPDPAEIFEVCRRVLARGAAGPDLRGRHVVVSAGGTREPLDPVRFLGNRSSGKQGYALARTAAARGARVTLVAANAALPDPAGVDVVPVGTAVELREAVLRAAADADAVVMAAAVADFRPAVYAAGKIKKKDGQEPEPVALVRNPDVLAEISGDRARAGQVIVGFAAETDDVLANGRAKLKRKGCDLLVVNEVGERKTFGSEENEAVVLGADGSETPVAHGPKEALADTVWDLVAERLG from the coding sequence GTGGACAAGCCGAAGGTCGTTCTGGGGGTCAGCGGTGGCATCGCCGCGTACAAGGCCTGTGAGCTGCTCAGGCGGCTGACGGAGTCGGGGCACGACGTCCGCGTCGTCCCCACCGCCTCCGCACTGCACTTCGTCGGCGCGGCCACCTGGTCCGCCCTCTCCGGCAACCCGGTCTCCACCGAGGTCTGGGACGACGTGCACGAGGTGCCGCACGTCCGCATCGGGCAGCACGCCGACCTGGTGGTCGTCGCCCCCGCCACCGCCGACATGCTGGCCAGGGCGGCCCACGGCCTGGCCGACGACCTCCTCACCAACACCCTGCTCACCGCCCGCTGCCCGGTGGTCTTCGCCCCCGCCATGCACACCGAGATGTGGGAGCACCCGGCCACCCAGGACAACGTGGCGACCCTGCGCGCCCGAGGCGCCGTCGTCGTCGAGCCGGCCGTCGGCCGGCTCACCGGCGTCGACACCGGCAAGGGCCGGCTGCCCGACCCGGCCGAGATCTTCGAGGTCTGCCGGCGGGTGCTGGCCCGGGGCGCCGCCGGGCCCGACCTCCGGGGCCGGCACGTCGTGGTCAGCGCCGGGGGCACCCGCGAGCCCCTGGACCCCGTCCGCTTCCTCGGCAACCGCTCCTCCGGCAAGCAGGGCTACGCCCTCGCCCGCACCGCCGCCGCCCGGGGCGCCCGCGTCACGCTGGTCGCCGCCAACGCCGCGCTGCCCGACCCGGCGGGGGTGGACGTCGTCCCCGTCGGAACCGCCGTGGAGCTGCGTGAGGCGGTGCTGCGCGCCGCCGCCGACGCGGACGCCGTGGTCATGGCCGCGGCCGTCGCGGACTTCCGCCCGGCCGTCTACGCGGCCGGGAAGATCAAGAAGAAGGACGGCCAGGAGCCCGAGCCCGTCGCCCTGGTGCGGAATCCGGACGTCCTGGCCGAGATCTCCGGCGACCGGGCGCGCGCCGGACAGGTGATCGTCGGCTTCGCCGCGGAGACCGACGACGTGCTCGCCAACGGCCGGGCCAAGCTGAAGCGCAAGGGCTGCGACCTGCTGGTGGTCAACGAGGTGGGGGAGCGCAAGACCTTCGGCTCAGAGGAGAACGAGGCCGTGGTACTGGGCGCGGACGGCAGCGAGACCCCCGTCGCGCACGGCCCGAAGGAGGCCCTGGCGGACACCGTCTGGGACCTGGTGGCGGAGCGCCTGGGCTGA
- the rpoZ gene encoding DNA-directed RNA polymerase subunit omega, with product MSSSISAPEGIINPPIDELLEATDSKYSLVIYAAKRARQINAYYSQLGEGLLEYVGPLVDTHVHEKPLSIALREINAGLLTSEAVEGPGQ from the coding sequence GTGTCCTCTTCCATCTCCGCGCCCGAGGGCATCATCAACCCGCCGATCGACGAGCTCCTCGAGGCCACGGACTCGAAGTACAGCCTCGTGATCTACGCGGCCAAGCGGGCCCGCCAGATCAACGCGTACTACTCGCAGCTCGGCGAGGGCCTGCTCGAGTACGTCGGCCCCCTCGTCGACACCCATGTCCACGAGAAGCCGCTCTCGATCGCCCTGCGCGAGATCAACGCGGGACTGCTGACCTCCGAGGCCGTCGAAGGCCCCGGTCAGTAA
- the gmk gene encoding guanylate kinase: protein MTERPRLTVLSGPSGVGKSTVVAHMRKEHPEVWLSVSATTRKPRPGEQHGVHYFFVTDEEMDKLIANGELLEWAEFAGNRYGTPRGAVLEHLEAGVPVLLEIDLQGARQVRESMAEAQLVFLAPPSWEELVRRLTGRGTESPEVIERRLTAARVELAAEPEFDTTLVNTSVEDVARELLALMNVV, encoded by the coding sequence ATGACTGAACGTCCGCGGCTGACCGTGCTCTCCGGCCCCTCCGGGGTCGGCAAGAGCACGGTCGTCGCCCATATGCGCAAGGAACACCCCGAGGTCTGGCTCTCGGTGTCGGCGACGACCCGCAAGCCGCGCCCCGGGGAGCAGCACGGAGTCCACTACTTCTTCGTCACCGACGAGGAGATGGACAAGCTGATCGCCAACGGCGAGCTGCTGGAGTGGGCCGAGTTCGCCGGCAACCGCTACGGCACCCCCCGCGGGGCGGTGCTGGAGCACCTGGAGGCGGGTGTGCCCGTCCTGCTGGAGATCGACCTCCAGGGTGCGCGGCAGGTCCGCGAGTCCATGGCCGAGGCCCAGCTGGTGTTCCTGGCTCCTCCCTCCTGGGAGGAGCTCGTGCGCAGGCTCACGGGCCGGGGCACCGAGTCGCCCGAGGTCATCGAGCGGCGGCTGACCGCCGCCAGGGTCGAACTGGCGGCCGAGCCCGAGTTCGACACCACCCTGGTCAACACCTCCGTCGAGGACGTCGCCCGCGAGCTGCTAGCCTTGATGAACGTCGTGTGA
- a CDS encoding integration host factor, producing MALPPLTPEQRAAALEKAAAARRERAEVKNRLKHSGASLHEVIKQGQENDVIGKMKVSALLESLPGVGKVRAKQIMERLGISESRRVRGLGSNQIASLEREFGSTGS from the coding sequence GTGGCTCTTCCGCCCCTTACCCCTGAACAGCGCGCAGCCGCGCTCGAAAAGGCCGCCGCGGCTCGCCGGGAGCGGGCCGAGGTCAAGAATCGACTCAAGCACTCCGGCGCCTCTCTTCACGAGGTCATCAAGCAGGGCCAGGAGAACGACGTCATCGGCAAGATGAAGGTCTCCGCCCTGCTGGAGTCCCTGCCGGGCGTGGGCAAGGTCCGCGCCAAGCAGATCATGGAGCGACTGGGCATCTCCGAGAGCCGCCGCGTGCGGGGTCTCGGTTCCAACCAGATCGCCTCCCTGGAGCGCGAGTTCGGCAGCACCGGCTCCTGA
- the pyrF gene encoding orotidine-5'-phosphate decarboxylase yields MTAPEPFGARLRRAMDERGALCVGIDPHASLLAEWGLNDDVNGLERFSRTVVEAVAGRVAVLKPQSAFFERFGSRGVAVLERTVQEARAAGALVLMDAKRGDIGSTMAAYAEAFLHRDAPLFSDALTVSPYLGYGSLSPAVALARESGTGLFVLALTSNPEGGEVQHAVRADGRTIGATMLGHLALENAGEEPLGSFGAVVGATLGDLSSYDLDMGGPILAPGIGAQGATPADLPAVFGRAVRNVVPNVSRGVLRHGPEAVALRDAVERFAEEIRAAVTPA; encoded by the coding sequence ATGACCGCTCCGGAACCCTTCGGCGCGCGCCTGCGCCGTGCGATGGACGAGCGGGGCGCGCTGTGCGTGGGCATCGACCCGCATGCCTCCCTGCTCGCCGAGTGGGGCCTGAACGACGACGTGAACGGCCTGGAGCGGTTCAGCCGCACGGTGGTCGAGGCGGTCGCCGGCCGGGTCGCCGTGCTCAAGCCGCAGAGCGCCTTCTTCGAACGCTTCGGCTCGCGCGGCGTCGCCGTCCTGGAGAGGACGGTCCAGGAGGCGCGGGCGGCCGGGGCGCTGGTCCTCATGGACGCCAAGCGCGGGGACATCGGCTCCACCATGGCCGCCTACGCGGAGGCCTTCCTGCACCGGGACGCCCCCCTGTTCTCGGACGCCCTCACCGTCTCCCCGTACCTCGGCTACGGCTCGCTGAGCCCGGCCGTGGCACTGGCCAGGGAGTCCGGCACGGGGCTGTTCGTGCTGGCGCTCACGTCCAATCCGGAGGGCGGCGAGGTGCAGCACGCGGTCCGCGCCGACGGGCGGACCATCGGGGCGACCATGCTCGGTCACCTCGCGCTGGAGAACGCCGGCGAGGAGCCGCTGGGCTCCTTCGGCGCGGTGGTCGGCGCGACACTCGGCGACCTCTCCTCCTACGACCTGGACATGGGCGGGCCGATCCTGGCGCCCGGCATCGGCGCGCAGGGAGCCACACCGGCCGACCTCCCGGCGGTCTTCGGCCGCGCCGTGCGCAACGTCGTGCCGAACGTCAGCCGGGGAGTGTTGCGCCACGGTCCCGAAGCGGTCGCTCTGCGTGACGCCGTGGAGCGGTTCGCGGAGGAGATCAGGGCCGCCGTGACGCCGGCCTGA
- a CDS encoding quinone-dependent dihydroorotate dehydrogenase: MYKILFTLLFRRMDPEQAHHLAFGWIRRVARVPVLRTFVAAVLAPRHGELRTEALGLRLHSPFGLAAGFDKNAVGIDGMAMLGFDHVEIGTVTGEPQPGNPRKRLFRLVGDRALINRMGFNNEGSLAVAARLASRTPVFRTVVGVNIGKTKVVPEDEAVADYVKSAERLAPYADYLVVNVSSPNTPGLRDLQAVDHLRPLLAAVREAADRTVPARRVPLLVKIAPDLADEDVDAVADLAVELGLDGIIATNTTIAREGLGLTSDPAVVKETGGLSGAPLKARSLEVLRRLYARVGDRITLVGVGGIENAEDAWQRILAGATLVQGYSAFIYEGPFWGRAMHKGLAARLRTSPYATLADAVGADVRKTV, from the coding sequence ATGTACAAGATTCTCTTCACCCTGCTGTTCCGGCGGATGGACCCGGAGCAGGCCCACCACCTGGCCTTCGGCTGGATCCGCCGCGTCGCCCGCGTCCCCGTCCTGCGCACCTTCGTCGCCGCCGTGCTCGCCCCGCGCCACGGGGAGCTGCGCACCGAGGCGCTCGGACTGCGGCTGCACAGCCCCTTCGGTCTCGCCGCCGGCTTCGACAAGAACGCCGTCGGCATCGACGGCATGGCCATGCTCGGCTTCGACCATGTCGAGATCGGCACGGTGACCGGGGAGCCGCAGCCCGGCAACCCCAGGAAGCGGCTGTTCCGTCTGGTCGGGGACCGGGCCCTGATCAACCGCATGGGCTTCAACAACGAGGGCTCGCTCGCCGTCGCCGCGCGTCTGGCCTCCCGCACGCCCGTCTTCCGGACGGTCGTCGGCGTCAACATCGGCAAGACCAAGGTCGTCCCCGAGGACGAGGCCGTGGCCGACTACGTGAAGTCCGCCGAGCGGCTCGCGCCGTACGCCGACTACCTGGTCGTCAACGTCTCCTCGCCGAACACCCCCGGGCTGCGCGACCTCCAGGCCGTGGACCACCTGCGCCCGCTGCTCGCCGCCGTCCGCGAGGCCGCCGACCGCACGGTGCCGGCCCGCCGGGTGCCGCTGCTGGTGAAGATCGCTCCCGACCTCGCCGACGAGGACGTCGACGCGGTCGCCGACCTCGCCGTGGAGCTCGGTCTGGACGGCATCATCGCCACCAACACCACCATCGCCCGTGAGGGACTCGGCCTGACGTCCGACCCGGCCGTCGTGAAGGAGACCGGCGGCCTGTCCGGCGCCCCCCTCAAGGCACGCTCCCTAGAGGTGCTGCGGCGCCTCTACGCGCGCGTCGGCGACCGGATCACCCTGGTCGGCGTCGGCGGCATCGAGAACGCCGAGGACGCCTGGCAGCGCATCCTGGCCGGTGCCACGCTGGTCCAGGGCTACAGCGCGTTCATCTACGAGGGCCCCTTCTGGGGCCGCGCCATGCACAAGGGGCTCGCCGCGCGGCTGCGCACCAGCCCCTACGCCACGCTCGCCGACGCGGTGGGCGCCGACGTGAGGAAGACGGTATGA